From Paenibacillus sp. GP183, the proteins below share one genomic window:
- a CDS encoding polysaccharide deacetylase family protein: MKKSTWNLLLVTLLSTALAGCSNSTQDTAPASTPKASVNAKETDAPSPTSTIKPVATPSPSISPSQTPKDIPSASPLAVPVPVPTTAVKPMAVAKSGASEKAALSWYYMKKKTGQVPDFPKETKSFTSGQKAVWIGKGKKVYLTIDAGGPLIEVDMMLKALKDNDVKANFFIAGYNIKKNPDYLKRLVNDGHFIANHTMTHKDMTLLTDDQIKGEITDFEKMYKDITGKEVEKYFRFPYGRYTMHDLSLVSGMGYTSVFWSTAMKDWEPRKNGADDPYNDIMNNLHDGNIILMHQGSKENMQALDRIIKAVKKAGYEFGTVNELSPN, translated from the coding sequence TTGAAAAAGTCAACTTGGAATCTGCTGCTAGTCACTTTACTGAGCACTGCCTTGGCAGGATGCTCCAATTCCACACAGGATACTGCACCTGCTTCTACTCCAAAAGCCTCAGTTAATGCGAAGGAAACCGACGCTCCGTCACCAACAAGCACGATAAAACCGGTTGCTACGCCATCACCATCAATCTCTCCATCACAAACTCCAAAGGATATCCCATCGGCTTCTCCTTTAGCGGTTCCGGTTCCGGTTCCGACAACAGCTGTCAAACCCATGGCAGTTGCTAAATCTGGAGCAAGCGAGAAAGCAGCTTTGTCCTGGTACTACATGAAGAAGAAAACGGGACAAGTCCCCGATTTTCCGAAAGAGACCAAGAGCTTCACCAGCGGCCAAAAAGCAGTTTGGATAGGTAAAGGCAAGAAAGTATATCTCACCATCGATGCAGGCGGACCGCTTATTGAAGTTGATATGATGTTGAAAGCATTGAAGGACAACGATGTGAAAGCCAACTTTTTTATTGCGGGCTATAACATCAAGAAGAATCCGGATTATTTGAAGCGTTTAGTCAATGACGGGCATTTTATTGCGAATCACACGATGACACACAAGGATATGACGCTGCTGACGGATGACCAAATCAAGGGCGAAATTACGGATTTCGAAAAAATGTATAAAGATATTACAGGTAAAGAGGTGGAGAAATACTTCCGCTTTCCTTATGGCAGATATACGATGCATGATCTGAGCTTGGTTTCCGGAATGGGCTATACGTCGGTTTTCTGGTCAACTGCGATGAAGGATTGGGAACCTCGCAAAAATGGGGCCGACGATCCGTATAATGATATCATGAATAATCTGCATGACGGGAATATCATATTGATGCACCAAGGCTCCAAAGAGAATATGCAGGCTCTCGACCGCATCATCAAAGCCGTCAAAAAAGCCGGTTACGAGTTTGGGACTGTGAACGAATTATCGCCAAACTAG
- a CDS encoding polysaccharide deacetylase family protein, producing the protein MKPAIITLAMLMILGTACSGNTSPSSGAPTASPTMPATDSSTPSKVTSTASTNAASESTPATSKENSSKLYRINKNYDVVPIETSGNKKVVLLTFDDGPKKMEWIKNLIDTLDKHHAKAIFFELGISVKAHPDLLKYTVDHGETIGNHTWDHNDLKKINTTQVDDEINKGQDIIIQTIGSKPAFFRPPNGDANEYVHTVVSQAGMTFMNWSDGSLDWDPKNIGNPDAIIDNVMKQLHPGSNILMHELPTTVQALDKLLSQIEDKGYSFVDPATIQFEPYNPK; encoded by the coding sequence ATGAAACCCGCAATAATCACTCTCGCCATGTTGATGATTCTCGGTACTGCCTGTTCAGGAAATACTAGTCCGAGTTCTGGCGCACCGACTGCTTCACCTACCATGCCGGCAACCGATTCCTCAACGCCCTCTAAGGTCACTAGCACTGCTTCAACAAACGCTGCAAGCGAATCAACTCCTGCGACATCTAAAGAAAACAGTTCTAAATTATATCGGATAAATAAAAATTACGATGTCGTTCCCATAGAAACAAGCGGTAACAAAAAGGTCGTTTTACTGACGTTTGACGATGGTCCGAAAAAGATGGAATGGATCAAAAACTTGATTGATACGCTTGATAAACACCATGCCAAAGCAATCTTTTTTGAACTCGGTATCAGTGTTAAAGCGCATCCTGATCTCTTAAAGTATACCGTTGATCATGGAGAAACGATTGGAAATCATACTTGGGATCATAACGATTTGAAAAAAATAAATACCACCCAAGTCGATGATGAGATCAATAAGGGACAAGACATCATAATCCAGACCATAGGGTCAAAACCAGCTTTCTTCCGTCCCCCGAATGGAGATGCGAATGAATACGTACATACTGTGGTAAGCCAAGCTGGCATGACTTTTATGAACTGGTCAGACGGGTCCTTGGACTGGGATCCAAAAAACATCGGCAATCCTGACGCAATCATTGATAATGTAATGAAGCAGCTTCATCCGGGTAGCAACATTCTCATGCACGAACTCCCGACAACGGTGCAAGCCCTAGATAAACTGTTATCGCAAATCGAAGATAAAGGTTACAGTTTTGTGGATCCCGCTACAATTCAATTTGAACCCTACAATCCGAAATAA
- a CDS encoding DUF1775 domain-containing protein yields MKKFFSALSLCFVAMLLFAGIASAHVVVYPQQSTQGTYEKFTVRVPSEKDVPTVKVEIKIPAEVAISRFQPMAGWKYDLTKDTSGKITSVVWTATAEGFSSTEFGEFNIRGKSGIRLPPSRGKLIKPTKMVVSWNG; encoded by the coding sequence ATGAAAAAGTTTTTTAGCGCATTATCCTTGTGCTTTGTAGCCATGCTGCTTTTTGCAGGCATTGCCAGCGCACACGTCGTTGTGTACCCACAACAATCCACTCAAGGAACTTATGAGAAGTTCACCGTTCGAGTTCCTTCGGAAAAAGATGTTCCCACGGTTAAAGTCGAAATTAAAATCCCCGCTGAGGTTGCCATTTCCCGCTTTCAGCCGATGGCTGGTTGGAAATATGATTTAACTAAGGACACTTCGGGTAAAATAACAAGTGTAGTTTGGACAGCAACAGCTGAAGGATTCTCCAGTACAGAGTTCGGCGAGTTCAACATCAGGGGAAAGTCGGGGATCAGGCTACCTCCATCTCGTGGAAAGCTTATCAAACCTACAAAGATGGTAGTGTCGTGGAATGGGTAG
- a CDS encoding S-layer homology domain-containing protein, producing MKKIMIGLTILSLLIWNTSSVLAANSTPADPISQLIELPASSYNKQEADSMISRIKQFQPNILARLVQNGVKIRLITGKLTDEPEYRQLKGVTPRGWEGTGKTWDDIPGVGGKPVILRIGYSDSGHEHGSLNLELHETSHAIDINVFNNISQGTGFTQLFKKEAKLLFPANAYMDSYSEEYFAESSCMFVYSLETRNKIKRVAPLTYAFFARLYGLPPSPPVHFTDLIDTYWAYDTIYKAVNEGYLSGYEDGSFKPDKEITRAEFLKMVTVALGFKPRQPMNNEFWYAPYLELGAKEFILRDQNIKNPKWNDPIKRKEMAEICVQALKLNEGMDAMQTAMNKGILQGTDKGFEPNRTSTRAQSVTIIERTLALQSAGTLTK from the coding sequence ATGAAAAAGATCATGATTGGGCTAACGATTCTCAGTTTGCTCATTTGGAATACCTCTTCCGTTCTCGCTGCTAATTCCACTCCAGCCGATCCCATAAGTCAATTAATAGAATTGCCTGCTTCCAGCTATAATAAACAGGAAGCGGACAGTATGATTAGCAGAATCAAACAATTCCAGCCGAATATTCTCGCCCGATTGGTGCAAAACGGCGTTAAAATCAGGCTCATCACGGGAAAGCTGACGGATGAGCCGGAATACAGGCAGCTTAAAGGTGTCACACCTCGAGGATGGGAAGGCACAGGTAAAACCTGGGACGATATTCCCGGAGTCGGGGGCAAACCTGTCATTCTCAGAATCGGTTATAGCGACAGCGGGCATGAACACGGTTCTTTAAACCTTGAACTGCATGAGACGTCACACGCCATTGATATCAACGTTTTTAATAATATTAGCCAAGGCACAGGGTTTACCCAGCTTTTCAAAAAGGAGGCTAAACTACTATTCCCGGCTAATGCTTACATGGATTCTTATTCCGAAGAATATTTTGCCGAATCCTCCTGTATGTTCGTCTACAGCTTGGAGACGAGGAATAAAATAAAGCGGGTTGCGCCGCTGACCTATGCATTCTTTGCCAGACTTTACGGGCTCCCGCCATCACCACCGGTACACTTTACGGATCTGATCGATACCTACTGGGCATACGATACTATTTATAAAGCGGTTAATGAGGGCTATTTGAGTGGATATGAGGACGGTTCTTTTAAACCGGACAAGGAGATTACCCGAGCCGAATTTTTGAAAATGGTGACCGTAGCCCTTGGCTTTAAGCCGAGACAACCGATGAACAATGAGTTTTGGTATGCACCTTATTTGGAGCTTGGTGCAAAAGAGTTCATTCTAAGAGATCAGAATATAAAAAATCCGAAATGGAATGATCCGATCAAGCGTAAGGAAATGGCCGAGATTTGTGTGCAGGCGTTAAAGCTGAACGAGGGCATGGATGCTATGCAAACTGCCATGAATAAAGGCATCCTGCAAGGGACCGATAAGGGCTTCGAGCCAAATCGCACCTCCACACGGGCACAATCCGTGACTATCATCGAGAGAACATTAGCACTTCAATCTGCAGGAACGTTAACGAAGTAG
- a CDS encoding DUF4198 domain-containing protein, with the protein MRKKLISLATASLLTIALAVPAWAHDGWSQTNTPIVGSGEVSYVELLFGNHSNEHSSYRIDGNWNMDNSKVYVMTPAGKKMDISNTAFFTGEVKEVTNPKTNNYYVASFSSSTPGAYVITVEGDSIFKHGDVASRTFRSAKSFVAVGDIPTLQRMQYLKGFNKQVSPDRAEFIPKFNPAAVTPNQTVPVQLLLKGKPMANTEVSLIRRSTSDAQHFKTDTNGVVSFLTGPADYYLLRAKPATDEKVAGQYDSTNYEATMTFTVQKGDNVLPVETSNALPRIFVNGKSIHAPGLGWVDGSVAVDSSFIQDNIKSNYIGTGTVGLRSAAEALGATVEYLAPVAGTRPSVYIYTSN; encoded by the coding sequence ATGCGTAAAAAGTTAATTTCTTTGGCAACGGCTTCACTTCTCACAATTGCTCTGGCCGTTCCGGCATGGGCACACGACGGTTGGTCTCAAACGAACACTCCCATTGTTGGATCGGGTGAGGTATCCTACGTAGAGTTGTTATTCGGAAACCACTCTAATGAACATTCCAGCTATCGGATTGACGGTAACTGGAACATGGATAATTCCAAAGTGTACGTAATGACACCCGCAGGCAAGAAAATGGATATTTCGAACACAGCTTTTTTTACTGGTGAAGTGAAAGAAGTAACGAATCCTAAAACGAACAATTACTATGTTGCTTCATTTTCATCCTCCACCCCTGGAGCTTATGTCATTACCGTTGAAGGTGACAGTATTTTCAAGCATGGTGATGTAGCCAGCCGGACCTTCCGAAGTGCGAAATCATTTGTAGCTGTAGGAGATATCCCAACTTTGCAAAGAATGCAGTATCTCAAAGGATTCAATAAGCAAGTAAGTCCTGATCGTGCCGAGTTTATTCCAAAATTTAATCCGGCAGCAGTTACCCCGAATCAAACAGTACCGGTTCAGCTTTTGCTAAAAGGGAAACCGATGGCGAACACGGAGGTATCGCTCATTCGCCGCAGCACTTCGGATGCACAACATTTTAAGACGGATACGAATGGCGTGGTCTCATTCCTAACAGGCCCCGCTGATTACTACTTGCTTAGAGCGAAACCGGCAACAGACGAAAAAGTAGCAGGACAATACGATTCGACTAACTACGAAGCCACCATGACCTTTACGGTTCAAAAAGGGGACAACGTACTGCCCGTTGAAACATCCAATGCACTGCCGAGGATATTTGTAAACGGAAAGTCGATCCATGCGCCAGGCTTAGGTTGGGTGGATGGAAGCGTAGCTGTGGATTCCTCGTTTATCCAAGATAATATCAAATCGAATTATATCGGAACCGGTACTGTCGGACTTCGTTCGGCAGCGGAAGCACTAGGAGCTACCGTTGAATACTTGGCACCTGTCGCCGGCACTCGTCCTTCAGTATACATATATACTTCGAACTAA
- a CDS encoding histidine kinase has product MSYKQIKWIILIVPALTLTVWEYTRHHIFLDHISMELGNWLSPLIELAVSITFLLKLFSMLEATQEELNRERSRQVALKEREKIARELHDGIAQSLFLMSVKMDQLEQGQQDGEQAERMKGLRKTVHQVNEYVRQAISNLRYPMYPDALPWMQFLERMVNDFSLETGIEASWDWQLSEERLSAKEKVELYASIREALLNVRKHAQAQKVWIQSKEHNDNSWSCIVEDDGVGTEGNPFRHQDRYGLKIMNERAVEMGWLLQIKREHGKTKVEIRKEVS; this is encoded by the coding sequence ATGTCTTACAAACAAATCAAATGGATCATATTGATCGTTCCAGCACTAACGCTTACTGTATGGGAATATACTCGTCATCACATTTTCCTAGATCACATCTCCATGGAGCTAGGTAACTGGCTTTCTCCTCTTATTGAACTAGCAGTCAGCATAACGTTTTTACTTAAGCTGTTTTCGATGTTGGAGGCGACACAAGAAGAGCTTAATCGGGAACGCTCCCGTCAAGTTGCATTAAAAGAGAGAGAAAAAATTGCCCGAGAGCTACATGACGGTATCGCCCAATCCCTTTTTCTTATGTCGGTGAAAATGGATCAACTGGAGCAAGGACAACAGGATGGAGAGCAAGCAGAAAGGATGAAAGGGCTGCGGAAGACCGTTCATCAAGTTAACGAATATGTCAGACAAGCGATTTCGAACTTGCGTTATCCGATGTATCCGGATGCCTTGCCATGGATGCAGTTTTTGGAGAGAATGGTGAATGATTTTAGCTTAGAGACTGGCATCGAGGCATCCTGGGATTGGCAGCTCTCGGAGGAAAGACTGTCGGCTAAGGAAAAAGTGGAGCTTTATGCATCGATCCGAGAGGCACTGCTCAATGTGCGCAAACATGCACAAGCTCAGAAGGTCTGGATTCAAAGTAAGGAGCATAATGACAATTCCTGGAGCTGCATAGTGGAAGACGATGGTGTCGGAACTGAAGGTAATCCTTTTCGTCATCAGGACCGATATGGATTGAAAATCATGAATGAAAGAGCGGTTGAGATGGGCTGGCTACTTCAGATTAAGCGTGAACACGGCAAAACAAAAGTGGAAATACGAAAGGAGGTATCCTGA
- a CDS encoding HupE/UreJ family protein yields MKKWFILITFLIFVLETSSTVYAHSYSVAFTKIDLFPSQTFVQYAINDISVNESIKGIDVNGDYTIDANELQQGQAKVTEWLDQNLIIQINGQRASLLGAQISLNNELPFKDEFKYRDNTVYEDYVVPDAKIVNAKIKLDAVRPGDSITIEDRIHNSISAEYGNFINILNNGNLQETTVLLQNQWSYTFKTSLTSPDNPNKAAHASVDWMRFLKLGSEHILTGFDHLLFLFTLILLRMRIKEYAKIITSFTIAHCLTLALSVLGIVTLPSKFVESMIAVSIMYVALENLFSPKNARYRWLLTFLFGLIHGLGFADLLIKMKLPRPQLVQSLLSFNLGIELTQLALVAIVFPFLWYWHKTRWYPSTFKVLNISAVGIAFIWLIERILA; encoded by the coding sequence ATGAAAAAATGGTTTATATTGATAACATTTCTTATTTTTGTTTTAGAGACAAGCTCAACGGTGTATGCCCATTCTTACAGTGTTGCCTTTACAAAAATCGATTTATTCCCGTCCCAGACCTTTGTTCAGTATGCCATTAACGATATATCCGTGAACGAGTCCATTAAGGGAATCGATGTAAATGGCGACTACACCATAGATGCGAACGAACTGCAACAGGGTCAAGCCAAAGTGACAGAATGGTTGGATCAAAATCTGATCATTCAAATTAACGGGCAAAGAGCAAGCTTGCTGGGAGCCCAAATTTCATTAAATAACGAACTCCCGTTCAAGGATGAATTCAAATATAGAGATAACACAGTATACGAAGATTACGTCGTTCCCGATGCCAAAATTGTCAATGCCAAGATTAAACTTGATGCGGTCCGCCCTGGAGATTCGATTACAATAGAGGATCGCATCCATAATTCCATATCGGCTGAATACGGAAACTTTATCAACATTCTGAATAACGGGAACTTGCAAGAAACTACCGTTTTATTGCAAAATCAATGGAGCTATACTTTCAAAACGTCTCTTACGTCTCCAGACAATCCGAACAAAGCTGCACATGCCAGCGTCGATTGGATGCGATTTCTGAAGCTGGGCTCTGAGCACATCTTAACCGGTTTTGACCATTTATTATTTTTGTTTACTCTCATTTTATTAAGGATGAGAATAAAAGAATATGCAAAAATTATTACATCCTTTACAATTGCTCACTGTTTGACTCTGGCTCTTTCCGTTCTTGGCATTGTTACGCTGCCTTCCAAATTTGTTGAATCGATGATCGCCGTGAGTATCATGTACGTTGCCCTTGAAAATTTATTTTCCCCAAAAAATGCGAGGTATCGTTGGTTACTTACGTTCTTGTTCGGTCTCATTCACGGTCTGGGCTTTGCGGATCTTCTCATAAAAATGAAACTTCCTCGTCCACAGCTTGTACAATCGTTACTGAGCTTTAATCTGGGAATTGAATTAACTCAACTCGCATTGGTTGCGATTGTCTTTCCTTTTCTATGGTACTGGCACAAAACCCGCTGGTACCCAAGTACCTTTAAGGTCCTGAATATATCCGCCGTCGGGATTGCTTTTATTTGGCTAATCGAGCGTATATTGGCATAG
- a CDS encoding N-acetylmuramoyl-L-alanine amidase, which translates to MSRHVPEKRLKDHRGKTLFLLSLLNKIVIVLVLAMLLHQLHLKNGTVPVIDSSPEQSHPYPTNAANPNSQPAASTFEVPSITPVQATSPSVLEESVVGWVKIKAAAEIRTEPDGNKPVLLEAATGEAFPVVKQSGEWTEVRLNAKQQGWLPVSQTIDFQTSKMDTQLLLIKADTPLYWGPDESFGKAKLLTANTSLTPNEISGQWILLLEQEHGKPLWVKTNQVEWTFGEQPSREAFSRDLNDPFSGATVRSMPLTGKTIVVDPGHGGIDTGAIAKIKPVYERDVNLVSAQVLVNKLKAGGAHVIMTRTGNDQFVSKAQRVQISNDNKADVFVSIHQNMYQKDPTISGTITYYDSANSKRLANEIEIATSRQLNSRHEDKHVEKEQLYVLKHNRRPSVLIEGCFLSNPSELAASLLPAYQEKLAAGIYEGIVAFLRN; encoded by the coding sequence ATGTCTCGACATGTACCTGAAAAACGGTTAAAGGATCATCGAGGAAAGACATTATTTCTCCTCTCGCTGCTGAATAAAATCGTAATCGTTCTGGTGTTGGCGATGCTTCTTCACCAGTTGCATTTGAAAAACGGCACCGTGCCTGTAATTGATTCCTCGCCGGAACAATCGCATCCATATCCAACGAATGCTGCAAATCCTAACTCGCAGCCTGCAGCTTCAACATTCGAAGTTCCCTCTATCACCCCGGTCCAGGCCACCTCACCTTCCGTGCTGGAAGAAAGCGTAGTTGGCTGGGTCAAAATAAAGGCTGCGGCGGAAATTCGAACCGAGCCCGATGGCAACAAGCCAGTGTTGCTGGAGGCTGCTACGGGCGAAGCTTTTCCGGTAGTTAAGCAATCGGGGGAATGGACGGAAGTGCGGTTAAATGCCAAGCAGCAAGGTTGGTTGCCTGTAAGTCAGACGATAGATTTCCAAACATCAAAAATGGATACTCAACTCCTGCTTATCAAAGCCGATACCCCGCTGTATTGGGGCCCCGATGAAAGCTTCGGCAAAGCCAAGCTTCTTACCGCAAACACCTCTCTAACTCCGAATGAGATCAGCGGTCAATGGATTTTGTTATTGGAGCAAGAGCACGGGAAACCACTATGGGTAAAAACGAATCAGGTGGAATGGACTTTCGGCGAACAACCCTCAAGGGAAGCGTTTAGCCGTGATCTGAATGATCCATTCTCCGGTGCCACGGTGCGGTCTATGCCGCTTACCGGCAAAACCATCGTCGTCGATCCCGGCCATGGAGGCATAGACACGGGGGCGATCGCAAAGATCAAGCCTGTCTATGAACGTGACGTCAACCTGGTGTCGGCTCAAGTGCTTGTAAACAAACTGAAGGCTGGAGGAGCACATGTGATCATGACCAGAACCGGCAACGATCAATTTGTTTCCAAAGCGCAACGGGTCCAAATATCGAACGACAACAAAGCGGACGTCTTTGTCAGCATCCATCAAAACATGTACCAGAAAGATCCCACCATATCGGGTACGATCACGTATTACGATTCGGCCAACTCAAAACGTTTGGCAAATGAAATTGAAATTGCTACCAGCAGACAATTAAACAGCCGACATGAAGACAAGCATGTTGAGAAAGAGCAGCTGTACGTGCTCAAACATAACCGTCGTCCCTCGGTGCTGATCGAGGGCTGCTTCCTTTCCAACCCGTCCGAGCTTGCCGCTAGTCTGCTACCAGCATATCAGGAAAAACTGGCTGCAGGTATTTACGAAGGAATCGTCGCCTTTTTACGAAATTGA
- a CDS encoding SOS response-associated peptidase has product MCGRFTIVMTMDELITRYDIDEIIQPFTKPNYNVAPTQMIPAIMNDGEKTKLDQLKWGLIPPWAKNEKIAYTTINARAETVAEKPAFRNAIKRKRCLIPASSFFEWQKIGRDKQPMRILLKNEDIFSMAGLYEFWRDPEGNIVNSCSIITTTPNELMADIHNRMPVILKKDDEALWLDPGTTDPEFVRHLLAPYPPEEMKAYPVSKAVGNVRNNGFELIKQLGASEINSL; this is encoded by the coding sequence ATGTGCGGCAGATTTACGATTGTGATGACCATGGACGAATTGATTACTCGTTACGATATTGATGAAATTATCCAACCTTTTACCAAGCCCAATTATAATGTCGCTCCGACTCAAATGATACCGGCCATCATGAATGACGGTGAAAAAACAAAATTGGATCAGCTGAAATGGGGCCTGATTCCACCTTGGGCAAAGAATGAAAAAATAGCTTATACAACAATTAACGCCCGAGCTGAGACAGTTGCTGAAAAACCAGCTTTCAGAAATGCGATAAAACGTAAACGCTGCTTGATACCGGCCAGCTCATTTTTTGAATGGCAGAAGATTGGCCGAGATAAGCAACCTATGAGGATATTACTCAAGAATGAGGATATTTTCAGCATGGCGGGATTATATGAATTCTGGAGAGATCCTGAAGGAAATATAGTTAATTCATGCTCAATCATTACGACTACTCCAAACGAACTGATGGCTGATATCCATAATAGAATGCCTGTGATTCTAAAGAAGGATGATGAGGCGTTGTGGCTTGATCCGGGCACTACGGATCCGGAATTTGTCCGTCATCTGCTTGCACCCTACCCGCCAGAAGAAATGAAAGCATATCCCGTTTCAAAGGCAGTTGGGAATGTAAGAAATAATGGCTTTGAGTTGATTAAACAATTGGGTGCGTCAGAAATAAATTCTTTGTAG
- a CDS encoding CopD family protein, which yields MRKLAALLSVLLILCLSYCPKFVSAHAYIATSIPLQESELKDPPTELRVKFTEKIDTNLSILTLLDGTGKLITAKQKGQDNLWLILELPHLEKGVYKVQWQALSLDTHTTDGSFRFSVGVPLPVNRPKDTVSLDSTPPVHQENKGDHFASPGVSPGMDMSKMHSDPATLPSQTPMKQENHNAANTSIPEKGGPFASENKGNRETGNEPKIDSNNSGKDSQVSNQITAPAQSEKDQNITKQAGVLTDQKTLPAADPLHNADPQNDQIQQQESNMNLIHDRFSYGWKTLLRTSEIVMAILISGFLFFRYWVSGETKQPVDYASSSMKAEQWLILSGILVWVLTGACDILLIASSLTHSGLGDLQLWQKAGAIFSTTMLGAVSWLRLVLLILLLMLTFTSMTNLKVSRWIKFLILTALMVSFAFTGHAYSSESARVLQLISHTVHMLAAAVWFGGLCGLMLQSYRLHRDISSLQLMNRLLKRFSYIALPMIILVSVSGLLLSLYRFGGWKELFTSLYGEILLCKIAVFSLTLVIAAYHRYLIIPRIENLKIDTEETKAKLFIHKLFQSIRTELLLAFVVILLAGILSTSPLPSA from the coding sequence TTGCGTAAGCTTGCAGCGCTTTTAAGTGTTCTTTTGATCCTCTGCTTATCTTATTGTCCTAAATTTGTATCGGCTCATGCCTACATTGCAACGTCTATTCCGCTTCAAGAATCAGAATTAAAGGATCCTCCTACTGAACTTCGTGTGAAATTTACTGAAAAAATCGATACTAATCTCAGCATATTAACCCTTCTGGACGGCACCGGAAAGTTGATCACAGCCAAACAGAAAGGTCAAGACAACCTGTGGCTCATTCTGGAGCTTCCCCACTTAGAAAAGGGAGTTTATAAAGTGCAGTGGCAGGCGCTATCCCTGGATACCCATACCACAGATGGAAGCTTTCGTTTTTCAGTTGGAGTTCCACTTCCTGTTAATCGGCCGAAAGATACGGTTTCGTTGGACAGTACCCCTCCGGTTCATCAAGAAAATAAGGGAGATCACTTTGCTTCTCCTGGGGTATCACCTGGTATGGATATGTCGAAAATGCATAGTGACCCTGCAACTCTTCCGTCTCAGACTCCTATGAAACAAGAAAACCATAACGCCGCAAACACTTCTATTCCTGAAAAGGGAGGACCCTTTGCAAGCGAAAACAAAGGTAACAGAGAAACAGGAAATGAACCCAAAATTGACAGCAACAACTCAGGAAAAGATTCGCAAGTTTCAAATCAAATTACTGCACCTGCACAGTCCGAAAAAGACCAGAATATTACGAAACAAGCAGGTGTTTTAACGGACCAAAAGACCTTACCTGCCGCAGACCCACTTCATAATGCTGATCCCCAAAATGATCAGATACAGCAACAAGAGTCTAATATGAACCTTATTCATGATCGATTCAGCTATGGATGGAAAACGTTATTGCGAACTTCAGAAATTGTCATGGCAATATTGATAAGCGGATTTTTATTTTTCCGTTACTGGGTTTCGGGAGAGACAAAGCAACCGGTTGATTATGCCTCATCTTCTATGAAAGCTGAACAATGGTTGATATTAAGCGGCATTCTGGTGTGGGTTTTGACAGGAGCGTGCGACATTTTGCTTATTGCATCCAGTTTAACTCATAGTGGGTTGGGTGATCTGCAACTCTGGCAAAAAGCGGGTGCGATATTCTCGACCACGATGCTCGGGGCAGTAAGTTGGTTACGGCTCGTTCTTTTAATTCTATTACTTATGCTGACCTTTACAAGCATGACTAATTTAAAAGTGTCCAGATGGATCAAATTTCTTATTTTAACTGCGTTGATGGTATCGTTCGCATTTACCGGACACGCTTATAGCAGCGAATCCGCTCGGGTACTTCAATTGATTTCCCACACAGTACATATGCTGGCTGCAGCAGTTTGGTTTGGGGGACTATGCGGGTTGATGCTTCAATCGTACCGCCTCCATCGTGATATTTCTTCCCTGCAACTCATGAACAGGTTATTGAAACGGTTTTCGTACATCGCATTACCTATGATTATCTTAGTCTCGGTGTCGGGCCTGTTATTGAGCCTTTATCGTTTTGGAGGATGGAAGGAGCTATTTACTTCATTGTATGGGGAAATATTACTCTGCAAAATCGCCGTGTTTTCACTGACGCTTGTTATTGCGGCATATCATCGTTACTTGATTATTCCGAGAATAGAAAATTTGAAGATAGACACAGAAGAGACAAAGGCAAAACTCTTTATTCACAAATTGTTCCAGAGTATTCGAACAGAGTTACTTCTTGCTTTTGTTGTTATTCTTCTTGCAGGTATCTTGTCTACAAGTCCCCTTCCCTCTGCCTGA